In Chryseobacterium scophthalmum, the genomic stretch TGTTTTTGGTGAATGTGAAAAATATCAGTTCACAAGATGATTTTAATTCTATTGTTGAAAAATTAACAGGAAAACTCAATAAAAAATTTACAGCTTCTGCTCCTTCTGAAACATCACTGGATGTTTTTACAAAAAATCAAAACCTCAATTGGTTTCAGAAAAACAGAAAAATAAGCTCTGAAAATAAAAAGGTACTCAACTCGATTTACAATCACCGTTATAATTTTGAAGACCTTCCAAAAGGAAAATTAGTAAGTGACGAAAAAAAATATCCATTTCCAAAAACCGAAAATATTTCTATTGAATATCGTTTACTCGCTTTAGCAAAAATACAGGGAGTTGTAGATTATCTTTTTCCTCACAAATATATTATGGATAAAGGTTTTGAGGAATATTTTAAATACAGTTTAAACGAAAACTCAAAAGTAACTTCAAGGAAAGATTTTGAGATCATCCTGGCAAAACTCGTTTCTAAAATGAAAGACAGCCATGCTTTTAAATTTTATCGTGAACTCAATTACAGAAACGATTTTTTGTTTAACGCCTCTTATTATTCTCCTTTCGACTATAAGATTGTAGACAATTATCTCTTGGTTACCGACATCGTATTTCCCGAGATTTGTACAAAAGCAAACATCAAAAAAGGAGATCACATCACAGAAATTAACGGTAAAAAAATATCACAGATCATCGATGAGAAAAGCAGGCTACTTTCTGTTTCTAATCGTGAAAAGTTAATATTCGAGCTTTCATCCTACCAAAACAATCTTATTTGGTCAGATAATTCTCCGCAAAAATTATTAAAGGTAAAATCCGGTAACAAAGCATTTACGACAAATATCGAACTTGTAAACACTTTAGATAAAATACAGGTCAATGTACTTTCAAATTATATAAACAATAAGAACCAAAAATGGGCTACCCGAGAGCTAATTAATAAAGATATTGCCTATTTTAATATTAATAACACGCTACAATTCATCAATGATGTGGATGACGATAAGATTGATAAAAAAATGGAAAACATTATTATAGACGCATCAAAGAAAAAAGCAATTGTTTTTGATATGAGAGGTTATCCGGATTGGGGTGGATTTATTTTCCATTATGTTTATAAATACTTTTCACCTTCCGAAAATTATTTTTATAAATATTATGCTCCAAATCTTAAAAACATAGGCACTTTTGTTTATCTGAAAGATTCTTATCATTATTTCCCTGAAATAAAAGATATGAAGACGATGCCGTACTCCGGTAAAGTTTTTATTATCGTTAATCCTGAATCCCGAAGCGCAAGTGAATGGTACACCATGAGTTTGCAAAAAATATTCCCTCAGTCAATTACAATCGGGCAACAAACTGCCGGTGCAGACGGTGATGTAGTCAAAGTAAATCTTCCCGGAAATTATCTTTTAGAATTTACCGGAAACGGAATTTTTTATCCCGGCAATTCGCAAACCCAACAAACAGGAGTGAGAATTGATGAAATGATCAAATATAAAGATCAGGATTTTTTAGATAAAAAAGATTTGGAATTTGAGAGAGTTTTAAATGCTTTAAAATAATTTCGACATCATTTCATTATTTACAATTTAACATAATTTTAAACTTTTTTCATCTTCTTTAGCACCAATTTTGCTACCACAAAAACGCAGAATTACACCTCTCAACCTATTGAATTATGAAGAATATGCTTTTAACAAGTGCTTTGGTAGCGCTTACTTTGTGGTCGTGCAATAAGAAAGATGAGAATCAGGCTCTTACTAAAACAGAAAATACAAACACCGATAAAAGTGAAACTTCTTCAGAAGTAATTTCAGACACCGGCTATAACATTAGTAAAATTCCTGTTACTGATAAATTCCATGGAACATTTCCTTACTTCCAGCTTCCTGAAGGTTATACTTTCACCGATCCAAATTCTTATCACGGAGACGGACAAACCAAAGATTTTGATAAAGAATATTTTTACGATCATGGTTCATATACTTCAATGGAAGGCAAAACTTACAAAGCCGAGATTAGGATTTCTGAAGAGTTTAAAGACAAGAAATTTTCTCCACTTGAAATTCAGAAAAGTTTTGATGAATTAATTAAAAATGTCGGAGGTGTAAAAATCAACACTGGTGAAGCTTTAAGAGAGGGCGAAGAAGAACGTATAAAAAAAGAAGATCCGGAAGCTTACAACTTAGGTTACATGCACTCCTGCAACAACTGGAAAAATGTAAATACCTACATCATCCGATCTGCCGAAAAAACAGTTTTTGTGCAATACAATCTCGGAAAAGACCAAACCAGCATCACGGTTTTAGAAGCTAAACCTTTTGAAAATAAAATGTCAATTGTAGATGAAAAACCAAAGACAGACACCTTAAATAAAAAGAAAAAGTAAATCGTCATCTTAAAATAACTAAACACATTTCGGTGTGTTTTTTTTATGGATGAAATTAATTTCAGATATTTTTATTATTTTTGTACCAATCATTACAAAATAAAATGAGAGGAAGGCCCAACATTCATGACAACTCAGAACTGATTCAGAAAGCGCAAGAAATTTTCTGGAAAAAAGGTTATACTGCAACCTCTTTAAATGATTTGTTGACAATTACCGGAGCAGGAAGCGGAAGTTTTTACAACTCTTTTAAGGGTGGTAAAAAACAGGTTTTTAAAGAAGCAATCAATTTAAGACGAAAAGCTTTTGCCGAATTTAAGCTTGAACTAGAAAACAACGAAGACCCAATTGAGCTGATCAAAAATTTCTTCAGAGGTATTGCAAACGAAAATGAAAATTCACATTTACGTGGCTGCATCATTGCCAACACCATCGTGGAAATGACTTTCATAGATAATGATTTGAAAGATGAAGCTGTACAAATCCTCAAGGAAGTGGAAGAAATGTACAGCGAAACGATTAAAAAAGCTCAGGAAAAAGGTAAAATAAAAAACCAGACCGATGCTGCTATTTTAGGGAAATACCTCATCACTTTCTGGTGCGGACTGAATACTTTAAGAAGAATGTATCCCGACAAAAAGATACTTTCCCAACAAATAGAAATGCAATTGGCTGTTCTCAGCTAATTTTTTTACTCATTTTTGGATTAATCATTACAAAAATAAAATTTTATATAAATGAATTTAGAATTAACATCAAAGACAGCTTTCATCAGCGGTTCTACACAAGGAATTGGTTTTGCCATTGCTCAACAATTATTGCAGGAAGGCGCAGAAGTAATCATCAACGGAAGACACAAAGAGAAAACAGAAAAAGCTGTTCTAAAATTACAAAAGCAATTTCCAGACTCAAAAGTTTCAGGAATTTCAGCGGATTTTTCAAGCAAAGAAGAAGTAAATAATCTCCTGAATTTATTGAACAATATTGATATTCTGATTAACAATGTAGGTATTTTCGAGCTGAAAGATTTTTCAGCTATTTCTGATGAAGATTGGTATACTATTTTTGAAATTAATGTAATGAGTTCTGTAAAATTATCCAGACATCTTTTACCAAAAATGCTTGAGAAAAACTGGGGTAGAATAATTTTTATTAGTAGTGAATCTGGAATGAATATTCCCGGAAATATGATTCATTACGGAATGACAAAAGCATCGATGATGGCAATTGGCAACGGATTATCTAAACTGACAAAAGGAACAGAAGTTACCGTTAACACCATCCTTGGAGGGCCAACTTATTCTGATGGTGTAGCTTCAACAATTGAACATTTTGCCAAAACACAAAACATCACAGTAGAGCAAATGAAATCTGCCGTTGTACAGCAAACTAACCCTGATTCTTTACTACAAAGATTTATTGATCCAAAAGAAATTGCAAACTTAGTGACTTATCTTTCAAGTCCTTTGTCAATTGCTACAAACGGAGCAAGTTTGCGAGCAGATGGCGGTGTTTTAAAAACTATATAAAACTTTAAGCGCAATCTTTACAAATTCCTGTTAAAATACAATTTACGCTTGCCACTAAATATCCTTTTTCTAGGGAAAACTGAACTTCATTCGGCAGACATTCTATCGTTTCGCATTTTGTACATCTGAAATGAAAATGATGATCTGCCAGTTTTTTTTCATCACATTTTATACAAACAGCAAAATACTGTTTTCCGTCTTCTGCAACAATTCTATGGAGAATTCCGTCTTCGCAGAATCTATTGAGAACACGGTAGATTGTTGCACGATCAATACTGATATCGACTTTCTGCATCACTGCATCTGAACTCATCGCTTTTCGAGAGCCTGCTAAAACATTCAAAACAGCCTCTTTCGTTGGGGTACTTCTTCTTATCATTTTATTAATGCGATTATGTTGCAATAATAAAAATTTATTCTAACTTTGCCAAACTTTTCAACCTAAAATTTTTTTTGGAAATCTCTAAAATCAGAAACTATGAATGAAACAGAATACGAAGTAATCATTATTGGCGGAAGTTACTCCGGGCTTTCTGCAGCAATGGCTTTAGGAAGATCATTAAGAAAAACTTTGGTCATAGACAATGGAAAACCTTGCAATGAACAAACTCCACATTCCCATAATTTCCTTACACAGGACGGAAAATCTCCCAAAGAAATTGCAGAAAATGCACGAAAACAAGTAGGCGAATACGAAACCATACACTTTCATCAAGGAAAAGCGGTTGATGCTAAAAAATCTGAAACAGTTTTTGAAGTTACAACAGAAAAAGGAGAAAAATTTCGTTCAAAAAAACTGATTATTGCAACCGGAATTACTGATGAAATTCCAAATATCAAAGGTTTTAAAGAATCTTGGGGCATATCTCTGATCCATTGTCCTTATTGTCACGGTTATGAATACAAAGGCAAAAAAACGGCAATTATTGCCAATGGAGATAAAGCCGTACATATTTCTTCGCTTGTTAAAAATTTAACCGAAGATGTTACGCTTATCACAAGAGAAAAAGCCAATTTCACCGATGAGCAAAGAGAAAAATTAAAGCGAAACAATATTCAAATCATTGAAAATGAAATCGCTGAATTGAAAAACAATAACAGAATCGCGGAAAGCATCATTTTTTCAGACGGAACAGAAATAAAATTTGAAGCAGTTTATGGAGCTTTTCCTTTTCATCAGCATTCAGAAATTCCAAAAAATTTAGGGTGTGAGTTTACAGAATTTGGTCACATTAAAACCGATCAGTTTCAGAAAACAAATATTCCAGGTCTTTTTGTCTGTGGTGATAATTCTTCAATGATGCGCTCGGTTTCCAACGCAGTAATGACAGGAAATGTAGCCGGCGCAATGGTAAATATGGAATTGGTGACGGATTGTTTTTAAATAAAGATTAAATCTGAGAATTTAGGAGTTTCTAAAATTATTTATTTTTAAGTTCAATATTTTATCATATTGTAAATTTATCTTTCTCAAATTACAACAAGCTTTAGTCAAGTATCTTTGACCAAAGCTTGTTTCTCGTTTTATCTAAAAGCTGACTACTAGTGATAATAATTTGTTGTAAATAGAATAGTAATTATGGCTTTCCGTAATTAACTAATAAATGATGTTCTTACTTTTGATAAACAATCAAAAAAAATGAAAAATTTAATCAATCTATTAACTTGTACTTTAATTTTAGTTTCTTTTAGTTGCAACAAAAAGAAAGCAATACAAGAAATCTCAAATACTGATTCAGTTAAGATAATCAAAACTCAACAAGAAAAAATAACCACTAAACTTATGGACAAAAATCTCATTAAAAAAATTGACTCTAAACAAGAAATAAGAAATGATGGCAATTACAATCAAATGACTCTTTTTGAGGTTAGAGAAGATATCAGTTTAGAGCAAATAAAAAGTTATTGTTCATCTGTTAAACCTAATTATAGCAATGGATACTTTCAGATTTTTGTATTTTTCAAAAAACCAAATAGTGCAAGATTTCCAGATAACCCTGTAACTGCACTGCATAATGATGAGAATGATTCAAAAAATATAAAAGCTGTTTATACAATCAATAATATAAACGGTTATAGCAAACTTGATTATTATGAAAAAAACAAATGGGAAAGTTTAGCTCAAACATTTGATATATATTAAGTTAATTATTATATTTAAGCCGAAAACTAAAAACAATAAAACTATTTATCATGAGGAGAGTTATAACTGTCTTCTTTTTATCATTGTGCTTACACACTTTTGCACAACAAAAAGAAAATTCCAGTACCCGCAAATTCATTAATAACGCAGAGTTTACGCAAGTCAATAAAAACTGGAATATAACTGCAGATTTCAAATCAGGAATAGGAGAAGAAGTTTCTTTTTTTCCTGTTGAAGCTATTGATCTAAAAACTAACCAAAAAATCAAATCCATTCAAGTTGAGATGAATGCAAAATATGATTTTATGGGAAAATCAAGATCGTTTTTTTAAAACTTCATGGCTTGACTTAAATGAAGTTGAAGAATTTATTCAATTTTTAGAACAATATATAATTCCCAACTTAAAGGATAAAACAGAAAAGAAACAATCTACAACTTACATTTTCAATTCTAAAGAAATATCATTCAATTTCTACATTGAGAAAAACACACGAAGAATTTCTATTTACTTAAAAGACTATGGTGTTATTGACAATGAGCATTACTTTTGGACAGAATCACAGGTTAATAAAATTCCTGAATTATTGGAGGTTTTAAAGAAAATAAAGTAGTTAATCAAATTAATATCAAGATGACATCAAAAGAAGAATTTGTAAAATATTTATCATCAGTGAACACATATGGAAGAAAATATGCATCATCAACAGTTTATACATATGGACAATCAATAGAATTAATATCTTCCGATATAAAATATCATTTAGAAAATAGTTTTACTTCGCTTTTTAACATTACTGATATTGAAATTCTTAGCATCTATTTTGATCAACTTTATAGCATTCCTAAAGTCATTAATGAAGAAAAGATTCAAAGAAATAGGAAAACCAATGCATTTAAAAGATATATAGAATTTTGTAGAACAATTGAAGTTTCTAACTTTAATGTAAATCAGCCGGATTTAAATGAAGTTTACCAATTAAGAACCGAAGGAGGAAAAAAAGTTGTTATATCAAAAATGGCTGAAAGAGATTTAGCGTTACGAAGTGATGCAATTAAAATACATGGTACAACATGTTTTGGATGTGGCTTTAATTTTGAAAAGGCATATGGAAGCATTGGAGATGGATTTATTGAAATTCATCATATAACACCTCTTAGCACCTATAATAAGTCCAAAATCGTTGATGCTAGTAGAGATTTAATGCCACTTTGTTCAAATTGTCATAGAATGGTTCATAGGAAAAAAAACTACGTTCTCTCATTAGAAGAATTAAAAAAAATAATATCACACAATAATAATTAAGATTATTAAGATTTAGTTGTATAATTATTATAATCGAAAAACATTTGGGTAAACAAAAAAAATCCGCATCTTACGATACGGATTTCATTTATATAAAGCTTAATCAATTAAAACTTCAAATCACCATTTACTTCTCTTACTGCTTGTGCAGCTTCAGCAAATTTAGCTTTTTCTTCTTCAGTTAAAGAAATTGTTACGATGCTTTCAACACCGTTTTTCCCGATAATTGCAGGAACACCAAGACAGATATCGCTTTCGCCATATTCTCCGTCAAGCATTAATGAACAAGGGATCATTTTCTTTTGGTCACAAGCAATTGCCTGAACCATTACAGAAACTGCAGCACCTGGAGCATACCAAGCTGAAGTACCTAATAATTTAGTTAATGTAGCACCACCAACTTTAGTTTCTTCGATTACATATTTTTGTTTCGCTTCGTCAAGGAACTCAGTTACAGGAACTCCGTTTCTTGTTGCTTTGCTCAATAAAGGAAGCATTCCTGTATCACTGTGAGCAGCGATCACCATTCCGTCTACATCAGAGATTGGAGCTTCTAAAGCTTCAGCCAATCTGTATTTGAATCTTGCAGAATCTAAAGCACCACCCATACCGATGATTTTGTGCTTAGGAAGACCTGAAGTTTTGTGTACCAAATAAGCCATAGTATCCATTGGGTTAGAAACCACGATGATGATTACTTCCGGAGAATTTTTTACTAAGTTTTCAGTAACTTCTTTTACGATTCCCGCGTTGATACCGATTAATTCTTCTCTGGTCATTCCCGGTTTTCTTGGGATACCAGAAGTAATTACTGCTACATGAGAACCTGCTGTTTTGCTGTAATCTCCTGTTGTACCTGTAATTTTTGTATCAAATCCGTTCAAAGATGCAGTCTGCATCAAGTCCATTGCTTTTCCTTCAGCAAAACCTTCTTTGATATCTACTAAAACTACTTCTGAACAGAAGTCTTTCATTGCGATGTATTCTGCACAACTTGCACCTACAGCGCCTGCACCTACTACAGTTACTTTCATAATGTTACTTTTTATTATTTATTTGTTAGTCTAATTTTTTGCTTCCCAAATGTACAAATTCCCGAAAAATTGAGCAATCTTTCGGGAATTTTAATTCTTATTTAAGGAAATTAATTAACGCTTAGTAAAAACGTATATAATTTTTTAGCTCCTGATAATACTTCGCCGTAGTTTTCTTCGGTAACTTCAGTGTCTAAAACTTCTTTGAAATTCTTCCACATTGGTCCCGTATTTTCCTGATAACATCCGAAAAAATTGAATGTTACATCATCAAAACCTTCTGTTTTAGATAATTGTTTTGCAATAACATTTCCCCCCAAAGTAGAACCTTCAATGACATACATTGCTCCTAAAGCTTCATGCTCATTCGTCAATTCAAAATCGTGAGAAGCTGTTTGGTTTTCTAAAGCTAAACTTGACAAATCTTTTTCGATTAAAGGAAGCTTTACTCTTTGATCTAATTGAAGTTTTTCAGAAAATCTTTCAGAAAGATTGTTGAATATTTTGTTTTCACTGTGAAGAAGCATCAGATAATTGGTATTAATGATTTTCTTATAATCTTCTAAAGTGAAAGTTTTATTAAAAATTTTCTCAGAATTAAAAAGCTTTTCAGCAGCATCGTGATACTCCGCCGTATTTTTTTTTAGATATTCAGATACCATATTTTTGTTTTAAATTTTCACAAATTTAGGTTTTTGAAACGTCAAAATAAAGCAAGTTCCCTCTTTATTACTTTCATAATCTACATTTCCGCCCAATCTATTCATAATTCTGTGAACGATTGAAAGGCCTACTCCATTTCCTTTAAACTTTTTGGCATTATCCATTCTGTTGAAAATTTTAAACATTCTATGTTTATTTTCTTCAGGAATTCCGATGCCGTTGTCTTTAATTCTGTAGATAATTTGATCTCCGGCTTCTGTGCCTTCTATTTCAATAATCGGCTGTTCTCTATCCGACGAATATTTTACAGCGTTATTGATTATATTTAAAAATACCTGATGTAGCATCGTTTTATCTGCCAAAACTTCCGGACATTCTTTAATGACCACCATACTTTTCTGACTGTCGTACGTGATTTTTGCGTTCTCCGTAATTTTCCGAATGGTCAGATTGGTTTCAATGGTTTCAAGCTGTATTTCGCTGTGTTTTGCGCGGCTAAGCTGAAGCACATTCTGCATCATTTCTGCCATATTATCGATCTCGCCGATAATAGAATTGATTTTATTTTTATCCTTATCTGCTATATCTCCTAAACTGTTGAGCAACATCTGCGCATTCAGCTTCATCACGGTAAGTGGTGTTCCCAAATCGTGCGAAATCGTGTACGAAAAACTGTCTAGTTCTTCGTTTACTTTTTTCAGCTGATCGTTCAGTTTTTTGATGGTAATATATTGTTTATGCGAAGTTTCAAAAATAAGATCGCGGATAAGATGCACCGCAATTTGGTTTTTAGAGCTCCATCTTTTAGATTTTCCTTTTATATTTTCGGTGAAAACCTGAAAAGATTCTCTTGGCGAAACCGTTCTTATTTCTTCCCCGTTTTTCGAAAAAGTTTCAATTTTTTTCTCCGGATTTCCTGCCCAGTTAATATGTTCGTCAAATTCTTTTCTGAACCATATCAGGATTTCTTTTTTACTTCTTTCAACAAAATAGATGATGATTCCTGCAGTATCAGAATTTAAGTTGAGTTCATATCCGTAATCTTTCAGAAAACTGTTGCTGATAAAAACATTGTCTGATGTATTTTCATACGCCCAGTTTACAATGTTATTGATAATTTCCCGATCTGGTGTAATTCCGTCTGTAACGATCTCGTTGTCTGAAATAATTGCCAATCCGTCGGCTTTTGGCATTAATCTTAATTCAGATTTATTAAAATCCAAAGACTCAAACAAAGAACCGTGCTCTAAAAACTCCGATTTAAGAGCATACAGTTTTTCATTAAGATCAATTCTGTATTCTAATTCTTTTTTAGATTTAAAAGATGAATAGGCATTCGATGCCAAAACAGTAAAAATTCCTGCCTGTACACGATCTTCAAGATCTATATGTTTCGGTTCAGAATTTTGACAGGTTACCAATCCCCACAATTGATCATCAATGATAATTGAAATACTGAAGCTTGATGAAGCTCCTGAATTTTTTATGTATTGACCGTGGATGGGCGACATCGCTCTGGAAGCTGCGAAAGTAAGATCTATACTCTTTCTGCTTCGACTCAGAATACGTACCGGATGTGAGTAAACATCAGAAAATATTCTTTTTCTTTTCTTTTTATAAAGTTCGCGTGCTTGTCTCGGAATATCGTGTTCAGGATAATGAAGTCCCAAATAACTTTCAAGATGATTGTTTGTTTTTTCTGAAATTACCTTTCCGGAACCGTCACTCATAAATTTATAAACCATAATACGGTCATAATTGATGATATTGGAAATCGTATTAAGGAGCTGATCCCAAATTTCCTGCTCGTTATCGATAATATAAAAATTATCGTATTTATTGGTAATCCGTTTGTTTGGGTTTTCATAAACCGCTTCAAACTCTAAGAAAATATAATCATTTGCTCTGAAAACCGAAAAATGATATTGCTTCCCGGCAACTGTAATTTTGTCGAAATAAGTTTCGTTTTCTCTTTTAGAAA encodes the following:
- a CDS encoding S41 family peptidase translates to MKKTSVLLIFFLFHQYIFAQKDQYYDFIKTWNFIKYYHPDLASGKIDADSLFLVNVKNISSQDDFNSIVEKLTGKLNKKFTASAPSETSLDVFTKNQNLNWFQKNRKISSENKKVLNSIYNHRYNFEDLPKGKLVSDEKKYPFPKTENISIEYRLLALAKIQGVVDYLFPHKYIMDKGFEEYFKYSLNENSKVTSRKDFEIILAKLVSKMKDSHAFKFYRELNYRNDFLFNASYYSPFDYKIVDNYLLVTDIVFPEICTKANIKKGDHITEINGKKISQIIDEKSRLLSVSNREKLIFELSSYQNNLIWSDNSPQKLLKVKSGNKAFTTNIELVNTLDKIQVNVLSNYINNKNQKWATRELINKDIAYFNINNTLQFINDVDDDKIDKKMENIIIDASKKKAIVFDMRGYPDWGGFIFHYVYKYFSPSENYFYKYYAPNLKNIGTFVYLKDSYHYFPEIKDMKTMPYSGKVFIIVNPESRSASEWYTMSLQKIFPQSITIGQQTAGADGDVVKVNLPGNYLLEFTGNGIFYPGNSQTQQTGVRIDEMIKYKDQDFLDKKDLEFERVLNALK
- a CDS encoding TetR/AcrR family transcriptional regulator, which translates into the protein MRGRPNIHDNSELIQKAQEIFWKKGYTATSLNDLLTITGAGSGSFYNSFKGGKKQVFKEAINLRRKAFAEFKLELENNEDPIELIKNFFRGIANENENSHLRGCIIANTIVEMTFIDNDLKDEAVQILKEVEEMYSETIKKAQEKGKIKNQTDAAILGKYLITFWCGLNTLRRMYPDKKILSQQIEMQLAVLS
- a CDS encoding SDR family NAD(P)-dependent oxidoreductase, which codes for MNLELTSKTAFISGSTQGIGFAIAQQLLQEGAEVIINGRHKEKTEKAVLKLQKQFPDSKVSGISADFSSKEEVNNLLNLLNNIDILINNVGIFELKDFSAISDEDWYTIFEINVMSSVKLSRHLLPKMLEKNWGRIIFISSESGMNIPGNMIHYGMTKASMMAIGNGLSKLTKGTEVTVNTILGGPTYSDGVASTIEHFAKTQNITVEQMKSAVVQQTNPDSLLQRFIDPKEIANLVTYLSSPLSIATNGASLRADGGVLKTI
- a CDS encoding Fur family transcriptional regulator encodes the protein MIRRSTPTKEAVLNVLAGSRKAMSSDAVMQKVDISIDRATIYRVLNRFCEDGILHRIVAEDGKQYFAVCIKCDEKKLADHHFHFRCTKCETIECLPNEVQFSLEKGYLVASVNCILTGICKDCA
- a CDS encoding NAD(P)/FAD-dependent oxidoreductase codes for the protein MNETEYEVIIIGGSYSGLSAAMALGRSLRKTLVIDNGKPCNEQTPHSHNFLTQDGKSPKEIAENARKQVGEYETIHFHQGKAVDAKKSETVFEVTTEKGEKFRSKKLIIATGITDEIPNIKGFKESWGISLIHCPYCHGYEYKGKKTAIIANGDKAVHISSLVKNLTEDVTLITREKANFTDEQREKLKRNNIQIIENEIAELKNNNRIAESIIFSDGTEIKFEAVYGAFPFHQHSEIPKNLGCEFTEFGHIKTDQFQKTNIPGLFVCGDNSSMMRSVSNAVMTGNVAGAMVNMELVTDCF
- a CDS encoding HNH endonuclease, which translates into the protein MTSKEEFVKYLSSVNTYGRKYASSTVYTYGQSIELISSDIKYHLENSFTSLFNITDIEILSIYFDQLYSIPKVINEEKIQRNRKTNAFKRYIEFCRTIEVSNFNVNQPDLNEVYQLRTEGGKKVVISKMAERDLALRSDAIKIHGTTCFGCGFNFEKAYGSIGDGFIEIHHITPLSTYNKSKIVDASRDLMPLCSNCHRMVHRKKNYVLSLEELKKIISHNNN
- a CDS encoding malate dehydrogenase — encoded protein: MKVTVVGAGAVGASCAEYIAMKDFCSEVVLVDIKEGFAEGKAMDLMQTASLNGFDTKITGTTGDYSKTAGSHVAVITSGIPRKPGMTREELIGINAGIVKEVTENLVKNSPEVIIIVVSNPMDTMAYLVHKTSGLPKHKIIGMGGALDSARFKYRLAEALEAPISDVDGMVIAAHSDTGMLPLLSKATRNGVPVTEFLDEAKQKYVIEETKVGGATLTKLLGTSAWYAPGAAVSVMVQAIACDQKKMIPCSLMLDGEYGESDICLGVPAIIGKNGVESIVTISLTEEEKAKFAEAAQAVREVNGDLKF
- a CDS encoding biliverdin-producing heme oxygenase, whose protein sequence is MVSEYLKKNTAEYHDAAEKLFNSEKIFNKTFTLEDYKKIINTNYLMLLHSENKIFNNLSERFSEKLQLDQRVKLPLIEKDLSSLALENQTASHDFELTNEHEALGAMYVIEGSTLGGNVIAKQLSKTEGFDDVTFNFFGCYQENTGPMWKNFKEVLDTEVTEENYGEVLSGAKKLYTFLLSVN
- a CDS encoding ATP-binding protein, with amino-acid sequence MNFVECHDEPIHIPGYIQSFGYLIGIETTSLTISFFSENISDVFKIERCEDLFGKKLSQFPEVFQTVIDSDIFKDAGFLSKRENETYFDKITVAGKQYHFSVFRANDYIFLEFEAVYENPNKRITNKYDNFYIIDNEQEIWDQLLNTISNIINYDRIMVYKFMSDGSGKVISEKTNNHLESYLGLHYPEHDIPRQARELYKKKRKRIFSDVYSHPVRILSRSRKSIDLTFAASRAMSPIHGQYIKNSGASSSFSISIIIDDQLWGLVTCQNSEPKHIDLEDRVQAGIFTVLASNAYSSFKSKKELEYRIDLNEKLYALKSEFLEHGSLFESLDFNKSELRLMPKADGLAIISDNEIVTDGITPDREIINNIVNWAYENTSDNVFISNSFLKDYGYELNLNSDTAGIIIYFVERSKKEILIWFRKEFDEHINWAGNPEKKIETFSKNGEEIRTVSPRESFQVFTENIKGKSKRWSSKNQIAVHLIRDLIFETSHKQYITIKKLNDQLKKVNEELDSFSYTISHDLGTPLTVMKLNAQMLLNSLGDIADKDKNKINSIIGEIDNMAEMMQNVLQLSRAKHSEIQLETIETNLTIRKITENAKITYDSQKSMVVIKECPEVLADKTMLHQVFLNIINNAVKYSSDREQPIIEIEGTEAGDQIIYRIKDNGIGIPEENKHRMFKIFNRMDNAKKFKGNGVGLSIVHRIMNRLGGNVDYESNKEGTCFILTFQKPKFVKI